The following proteins come from a genomic window of Macaca fascicularis isolate 582-1 chromosome 8, T2T-MFA8v1.1:
- the SNAI2 gene encoding zinc finger protein SNAI2, translating into MPRSFLVKKHFNASKKPNYSELDTHTVIISPYLYESYSMPVIPQPEILSSGAYSPITVWTTAAPFHAQLPNGLSPLSGYSSSLGRVSPPPPSDTSSKDHSGSESPISDEEERLQSKLSDPHAIEAEKFQCNLCNKTYSTFSGLAKHKQLHCDAQSRKSFSCKYCDKEYVSLGALKMHIRTHTLPCVCKICGKAFSRPWLLQGHIRTHTGEKPFSCPHCNRAFADRSNLRAHLQTHSDVKKYQCKNCSKTFSRMSLLHKHEESGCCVAH; encoded by the exons ATGCCGCGCTCCTTCCTGGTCAAGAAGCATTTCAACGCCTCCAAAAAGCCAAACTACAGCGAActggacacacacacag TGATTATTTCCCCGTATCTCTATGAGAGTTACTCCATGCCTGTCATACCACAACCAGAGATCCTCAGCTCAGGAGCATACAGCCCCATCACTGTGTGGACTACGGCAGCTCCATTCCACGCCCAGCTACCCAATGGCCTCTCTCCTCTTTCCGGATACTCCTCATCTTTGGGGCGAGTGAGTCCCCCTCCTCCATCTGACACCTCCTCCAAGGACCACAGTGGCTCAGAAAGCCCCATTAGTGATGAAGAGGAAAGGCTACAGTCCAAGCTTTCAGACCCCCATGCCATTGAAGCTGAAAAGTTTCAGTGCAATTTATGCAATAAGACCTATTCAACTTTTTCTGGGCTGGCCAAACATAAGCAGCTGCATTGCGATGCCCAGTCTAGAAAATCTTTCAGCTGTAAATACTGTGACAAGGAATATGTGAGCTTGGGCGCCCTGAAGATGCATATTCGGACCCACACATTACCTTGTGTTTGCAAGATCTGCGGCAAGGCGTTTTCCAGACCCTGGTTGCTTCAAGGACACATTAGAACTCACACGG GCGAGAAGCCTTTTTCTTGCCCTCACTGCAACAGAGCATTTGCAGACAGGTCAAACCTGAGGGCTCATCTGCAGACCCATTCTGATGTAAAGAAATACCAGTGCAAAAACTGCTCCAAAACCTTCTCCAGAATGTCTCTCCTGCACAAACATGAGGAATCTGGCTGCTGTGTAGCACACTGA